Proteins encoded together in one Altererythrobacter epoxidivorans window:
- a CDS encoding DUF4402 domain-containing protein, whose product MALFPNAASAQSQTSMQVRTAIFGDLSVTKVSDMDFGDIAENGGGTIVMVPTPNPSCNVTGAIVHTGACQPAVFGGSGDFGRIVRIKKPPSAKLTLTGPGADMEISAMTINGSPELTQIQQTPGYSRFIINSPSGIFTFRVGGTLTVGANQTPGTYTGTFQIDIQYN is encoded by the coding sequence ATGGCGCTTTTTCCCAATGCCGCCAGCGCGCAAAGCCAGACCAGCATGCAAGTTCGCACGGCAATCTTCGGCGATCTGAGCGTGACCAAGGTTAGCGACATGGATTTCGGCGATATTGCCGAAAATGGCGGCGGAACCATCGTCATGGTGCCGACACCCAATCCCAGCTGCAACGTGACAGGGGCAATCGTCCATACCGGGGCCTGCCAGCCGGCAGTATTCGGCGGTAGCGGCGATTTCGGCCGGATCGTGCGGATCAAGAAGCCGCCATCCGCCAAGCTGACCCTGACCGGCCCGGGCGCCGACATGGAAATCAGCGCGATGACGATCAACGGCAGCCCGGAGCTGACGCAAATTCAGCAGACCCCCGGCTACAGCCGCTTCATCATCAACTCGCCCAGCGGCATATTTACGTTCCGCGTCGGTGGCACGCTGACGGTGGGTGCGAACCAGACGCCGGGCACCTATACCGGCACGTTCCAGATCGATATTCAGTACAACTGA
- a CDS encoding zinc-finger domain-containing protein, producing MSIAPPEVTLVETRRVSCDGADAIRGGDRFRPSALGHPRIYLEIDEHGYVDCGYCDRRFVLKGGPADGVDQASLPDISEGADPGHR from the coding sequence ATGAGTATCGCTCCGCCCGAAGTAACCCTCGTCGAAACCCGCCGTGTCAGCTGCGATGGCGCAGATGCGATTCGTGGCGGCGACCGGTTCAGGCCCAGCGCATTGGGCCACCCGCGCATTTACCTCGAAATCGACGAGCATGGATATGTCGATTGCGGTTATTGCGATCGCCGCTTCGTGCTGAAGGGCGGCCCGGCAGACGGCGTGGACCAGGCATCTTTGCCCGACATTTCCGAAGGCGCAGACCCCGGTCACCGCTGA
- a CDS encoding DUF4402 domain-containing protein, which translates to MNHASLSGTFLKVARHLAKAVACLSAGVAAPAMAQGAATSDARVELLEPIDLEKIQDLDFGPMVPSGAGGVVTINPSTGAVTTVGNVVIVGSSQKRALFNVHAPIGVVMIMSGDPTVTLTRQSGTETMTATLNYVHGNGLAITNVFGLPIGLIATGTTQEIWTGGALTVSGTQAEGVYVGTFNLDVAFL; encoded by the coding sequence ATGAACCATGCATCCCTTTCCGGCACCTTTTTGAAGGTCGCCCGGCACCTGGCCAAAGCGGTCGCCTGCCTGTCGGCAGGTGTCGCCGCACCGGCGATGGCGCAGGGTGCAGCCACATCTGATGCGCGGGTCGAATTGCTCGAGCCGATCGATCTGGAGAAGATCCAGGACCTCGATTTCGGGCCGATGGTGCCGAGCGGGGCGGGCGGCGTGGTTACCATCAACCCCTCGACAGGAGCGGTCACAACGGTCGGCAACGTCGTCATTGTCGGATCTTCGCAGAAACGTGCGCTGTTCAACGTCCACGCCCCGATCGGCGTGGTGATGATAATGTCCGGCGACCCTACGGTGACACTGACGCGCCAGAGCGGGACGGAAACGATGACCGCGACGCTCAACTACGTTCATGGCAACGGGCTGGCGATCACCAATGTCTTCGGCCTGCCGATCGGCCTGATCGCAACCGGCACGACCCAGGAAATCTGGACCGGCGGGGCGCTGACGGTCAGTGGCACGCAGGCAGAGGGCGTCTATGTAGGCACCTTCAATCTGGACGTCGCCTTCCTCTGA
- a CDS encoding NAD(P)H-dependent flavin oxidoreductase — protein MKTKITEMFGIQHPIIQGGMHFVGFAEMAAAVSNAGGLGIITGLTQGTPEKLANEIARCKDMTDKPFGVNLTFLPTVNAPDYPGLVKAIIDGGVKAVETAGNNPAQVLPFFKDAGVKVIHKCTSVRHALKAQSIGCDAVSVDGFECGGHPGEDDVPNFILLPRAADELEIPFVSSGGMADGRSLVASLAMGAEGMNMGTRFIATKEAPVHENVKQAIVAASELDTRLVMRPLRNTERVMTNEAVERLLEKEKRLGDDLKFEDIIEEVAGVYPKIMMEGEMDAGAWSCGMVAGLIYDIPTCQELMDRIMKQAEDILARMNAMQAA, from the coding sequence ATGAAGACCAAGATCACCGAAATGTTCGGCATCCAGCACCCCATTATCCAGGGCGGGATGCACTTTGTCGGTTTCGCCGAAATGGCGGCTGCGGTGTCCAATGCAGGCGGCCTGGGAATCATCACCGGCCTGACACAGGGCACGCCCGAAAAACTCGCGAACGAAATCGCTCGCTGCAAGGACATGACCGACAAGCCGTTCGGCGTGAACCTGACCTTCCTGCCGACCGTCAACGCGCCGGACTATCCCGGTCTCGTGAAAGCGATCATCGACGGCGGGGTGAAGGCGGTGGAGACCGCGGGCAACAACCCGGCGCAGGTGCTCCCCTTCTTCAAGGATGCAGGGGTCAAGGTCATCCACAAATGCACCAGCGTGCGGCATGCGCTCAAAGCCCAGTCGATCGGCTGCGATGCGGTTTCGGTCGATGGTTTCGAGTGCGGCGGCCATCCGGGCGAGGACGACGTGCCGAACTTCATCCTGCTTCCCCGCGCTGCAGACGAGCTTGAAATTCCGTTCGTATCCTCGGGCGGTATGGCCGACGGGCGCAGCCTCGTCGCCAGCCTCGCCATGGGTGCAGAAGGCATGAACATGGGCACGCGCTTCATCGCGACCAAGGAAGCGCCGGTGCATGAAAACGTAAAGCAGGCGATCGTTGCCGCGAGCGAACTCGATACGCGACTGGTCATGCGCCCGCTCCGAAACACCGAACGGGTGATGACCAATGAAGCGGTCGAACGCCTGCTCGAAAAGGAAAAGCGCCTCGGCGACGACCTCAAGTTCGAAGACATCATCGAAGAGGTCGCAGGCGTCTATCCCAAGATCATGATGGAAGGCGAAATGGACGCTGGCGCATGGTCGTGCGGCATGGTCGCCGGCCTGATCTATGATATCCCGACCTGCCAGGAACTGATGGATCGCATCATGAAGCAGGCCGAAGACATTCTTGCCCGCATGAACGCGATGCAGGCCGCCTGA
- a CDS encoding endonuclease III domain-containing protein produces the protein MADLLDRTEVEEVFRILSEAMPGRTRTAKGPKGQPDAFRSCISCMLSAQSLDRNTATAARALFALATTPEAMLELADEDIAAAIKPCGLYNMKTRNIRAFCETLIAAHGGRVPETREGLMALPGIGRKCADIVLSFTFGADVIAVDTHVHRVCNRIGLAKAKTADVTASQLEARAPDWALRDGHFWLIQFGKRVCTSRAPKCEKCPVSRLCLWYARHGTREQGEAS, from the coding sequence ATGGCAGATTTGCTGGATCGGACCGAAGTCGAAGAAGTCTTCCGCATATTGAGCGAGGCGATGCCCGGGCGCACGCGCACCGCCAAGGGGCCCAAGGGCCAGCCCGATGCATTCCGCTCCTGCATCTCCTGCATGCTTTCGGCCCAGTCGCTCGACCGCAATACGGCCACGGCCGCCCGTGCGTTGTTCGCCTTGGCGACGACACCCGAAGCCATGCTGGAGCTGGCTGACGAGGACATTGCCGCGGCGATCAAGCCGTGCGGCCTCTACAACATGAAGACGCGCAACATTCGCGCTTTTTGCGAAACGCTGATTGCGGCACATGGCGGGCGCGTGCCCGAGACCCGAGAAGGGCTGATGGCGCTTCCGGGAATCGGTCGCAAATGCGCCGACATCGTGCTCAGTTTCACCTTCGGCGCAGACGTGATCGCGGTCGACACGCATGTCCATCGCGTGTGCAACCGCATCGGCCTTGCCAAAGCGAAAACCGCTGACGTTACGGCATCGCAGCTTGAAGCGAGGGCGCCCGACTGGGCCTTGCGAGACGGGCATTTCTGGCTCATTCAGTTCGGCAAGCGGGTGTGCACCAGCCGCGCGCCCAAATGCGAAAAATGTCCCGTCAGCCGGTTGTGCCTCTGGTACGCAAGGCATGGGACGAGGGAACAGGGAGAGGCATCATGA
- a CDS encoding endonuclease III domain-containing protein, with protein sequence MGSDPRTEILRRTQDALVERFGHIEPRPAYQRDPMWVLVQGVIGAQTKSALSNANTDALLARHGSWEGVAAADVGELAGMLQTASFPEQSARRLKACLSEIIAQRGAADLRHLSNLPTDAAMAWLESLPGVGRKIAAGVMNVSIFDRRAMVIDGHHRRIMQRMGIVPARADTARTFDALMPVVPEEWTAAVMDEHHLLLKKLGQNYCRPRAPQCEGCPVLRDCRTGTAAVAER encoded by the coding sequence TTGGGATCTGATCCTAGAACGGAGATCCTGCGCCGTACGCAGGATGCACTGGTCGAACGCTTCGGCCATATCGAGCCGCGTCCCGCCTACCAGCGCGATCCCATGTGGGTGCTGGTCCAGGGCGTGATCGGCGCACAGACCAAGAGCGCGCTGTCCAACGCCAACACCGATGCCTTGCTTGCGCGCCATGGATCATGGGAGGGAGTGGCGGCTGCCGATGTGGGCGAGCTGGCCGGGATGCTTCAGACCGCCAGCTTCCCCGAACAGTCCGCCAGGCGCCTGAAAGCCTGTCTCAGCGAAATCATCGCCCAGCGAGGCGCGGCAGATTTGCGCCACCTTTCCAACCTGCCGACCGATGCCGCGATGGCGTGGCTCGAATCATTGCCGGGGGTCGGACGCAAGATCGCGGCGGGCGTGATGAATGTCTCGATCTTCGACCGGCGCGCAATGGTCATCGACGGCCATCATCGCCGGATCATGCAGCGGATGGGGATCGTGCCTGCCAGGGCCGATACGGCGCGAACCTTTGACGCCCTGATGCCGGTCGTTCCGGAAGAATGGACCGCTGCGGTGATGGACGAGCATCACTTGCTGCTGAAGAAGCTGGGGCAGAATTATTGCCGTCCGCGCGCTCCGCAATGCGAGGGTTGCCCGGTGCTTCGTGATTGCAGAACCGGAACCGCGGCCGTGGCCGAACGCTGA
- the guaA gene encoding glutamine-hydrolyzing GMP synthase translates to MDEAHLPDSILIVDFGSQVTQLIARRVREAGVYSEIAPFTQAEEAFHRMKPKGIILSGSPAGVPEEGSPRAPMMLFEAGVPILGICYGQQVMSHQLGGEVRPGHEVGDGGEFGRAYLTVTKDCALFDGLWNVGERHQVWMSHGDKVTRFAPGFEIVAISDGAPFAVIADEERKFYGTQFHPEVVHTPDGGKLLANFVHKVCGLAGDWTMAAYRETKVREIREQVGDKRVICGLSGGVDSSVAAILIHEAIGDQLTCVFVDHGLLRLNEREQVETMFRDHYNIPLVVVDAEERFMAGLEGVSDPEKKRKFIGAEFINVFEEEANKLGGADFLAQGTLYPDVIESVSFTGGPSVTIKSHHNVGGLPERMNMKLVEPLRELFKDEVRELGRELGLPDIFVGRHPFPGPGLAIRIPGEVTKDRCDILRKADAIYLDEIRKAGLYDAIWQAFAVLLPVKTVGVMGDYRTYDSVCGLRAVTSTDGMTADVYPFDAAFLTGCATRIVNEVQGVNRVVYDYTSKPPGTIEWE, encoded by the coding sequence ATGGACGAAGCGCATCTCCCCGATTCCATCCTTATCGTCGATTTCGGCAGCCAGGTTACCCAGCTGATCGCGCGCCGCGTGCGCGAAGCAGGGGTCTATTCCGAAATCGCGCCATTCACGCAGGCGGAAGAGGCCTTCCACCGGATGAAGCCGAAGGGCATAATCCTGTCGGGATCTCCCGCAGGCGTGCCGGAAGAAGGAAGCCCTCGCGCGCCAATGATGCTGTTCGAGGCGGGCGTGCCCATTCTCGGCATCTGTTATGGCCAGCAGGTCATGAGCCACCAGCTCGGCGGCGAAGTGCGGCCCGGGCACGAAGTCGGTGACGGCGGCGAATTCGGCCGCGCCTACCTCACCGTGACGAAGGATTGCGCGCTGTTCGACGGGCTCTGGAACGTTGGCGAGCGTCACCAGGTCTGGATGAGCCATGGCGACAAGGTCACGCGCTTTGCCCCCGGCTTCGAAATCGTCGCGATTTCGGATGGCGCGCCTTTTGCGGTGATCGCCGACGAAGAACGCAAGTTCTATGGCACCCAGTTCCACCCAGAGGTCGTGCACACGCCCGACGGCGGAAAGCTGCTCGCCAATTTCGTGCACAAGGTCTGCGGTCTTGCAGGCGACTGGACGATGGCGGCCTATCGCGAAACCAAGGTTCGCGAAATCCGCGAACAGGTCGGCGACAAGCGGGTCATCTGCGGCCTGTCGGGCGGCGTCGACAGTTCGGTCGCTGCTATCCTGATCCACGAAGCGATCGGCGACCAGCTGACCTGCGTCTTCGTCGATCACGGTCTGCTGCGCCTCAACGAACGCGAGCAGGTCGAGACCATGTTCCGCGATCACTACAATATTCCGCTGGTGGTGGTGGATGCAGAGGAGCGCTTCATGGCGGGCCTCGAAGGCGTCAGCGACCCGGAAAAGAAGCGCAAGTTCATCGGCGCCGAATTCATCAACGTGTTCGAGGAAGAAGCGAACAAGCTGGGCGGTGCGGATTTCCTCGCACAGGGTACGCTCTATCCCGACGTGATCGAGAGTGTGTCGTTCACCGGCGGGCCCTCGGTCACGATCAAGAGCCACCACAATGTCGGCGGCCTGCCCGAACGCATGAACATGAAGCTGGTCGAACCGCTTCGCGAACTGTTCAAGGACGAGGTCCGCGAACTCGGCCGCGAACTGGGACTGCCGGACATCTTCGTCGGTCGCCATCCCTTCCCCGGACCGGGTCTTGCGATCCGTATCCCGGGCGAGGTCACGAAGGATCGCTGCGATATCCTGCGCAAGGCGGACGCGATCTATCTCGACGAAATCCGCAAGGCCGGGCTGTATGACGCGATCTGGCAGGCCTTCGCCGTGCTGCTCCCGGTCAAGACCGTCGGCGTGATGGGCGACTATCGCACTTACGACAGTGTTTGCGGCCTGCGTGCCGTGACCAGCACCGATGGCATGACGGCCGACGTCTATCCGTTCGACGCCGCATTCCTTACCGGTTGTGCGACCCGCATCGTCAATGAAGTGCAGGGCGTGAACCGCGTCGTCTATGACTACACCTCGAAGCCGCCCGGCACGATCGAGTGGGAGTGA
- a CDS encoding TCR/Tet family MFS transporter, giving the protein MQRTTSVAFVFTLVLLDMIGFGIIMPVLPQLIMELGQLTIDDAALWAGWLGAGYAAMQFVFAPILGNLSDRFGRRPVLLASVLAFGVDYLLMGFAPSLWWLVAGRFVAGITGASFSAAYAYLADITPPEKRAQSFGLMGMAFGFGFILGPAIGGFLGEIGPRVPFFAAAACALANFAFGFFFLKESLDPENRRPFRLASANAFSSLKELAKQNRTVLWFVAALAMWQLSHLVYPAVWTYFAIAAYGWSEWQIGLSLMVVGIGSALVQGFGIRLILPRLGETKAVVLGIGTVCSVSVIYAFVRTDWIIYVTLLVGGLQGLVMPSINSLNSRAVDARSQGELQGATQAVGSISAIVGPPLYTIVFAHFVASDAPVIFPGMPLLLSAGLALMTLALFLYARLRLPPAETANA; this is encoded by the coding sequence GTGCAACGCACGACCTCGGTCGCCTTCGTCTTCACGCTCGTCCTGCTCGACATGATCGGTTTCGGCATCATCATGCCGGTGCTGCCCCAGCTCATCATGGAACTGGGCCAGCTGACGATCGACGATGCCGCGCTGTGGGCGGGCTGGCTGGGCGCAGGCTATGCCGCGATGCAGTTCGTCTTCGCGCCCATCCTCGGCAATCTGTCGGACCGCTTCGGCAGGCGCCCCGTGCTCCTCGCATCGGTCCTCGCATTCGGCGTCGACTATTTGCTGATGGGTTTCGCGCCCAGCCTGTGGTGGCTGGTCGCCGGCCGCTTCGTGGCCGGGATCACCGGGGCAAGTTTCTCCGCCGCCTATGCCTATCTCGCCGACATTACCCCGCCCGAAAAGCGCGCGCAGAGCTTTGGCCTGATGGGCATGGCCTTCGGGTTCGGCTTCATCCTCGGCCCGGCAATCGGCGGTTTCTTGGGAGAGATTGGCCCGCGCGTCCCCTTCTTTGCGGCAGCCGCCTGCGCGCTCGCCAATTTCGCATTCGGCTTCTTCTTCCTGAAGGAGAGTCTCGATCCGGAGAACCGGCGCCCGTTCCGGCTGGCAAGCGCCAACGCGTTCTCCTCGCTCAAGGAACTGGCGAAGCAGAACCGCACTGTCCTGTGGTTCGTCGCAGCGCTGGCGATGTGGCAGCTATCGCATCTCGTCTATCCCGCCGTCTGGACCTATTTCGCGATCGCAGCCTATGGGTGGAGCGAATGGCAGATCGGCCTGTCGCTGATGGTCGTGGGGATCGGCAGCGCGCTGGTGCAGGGATTCGGCATCAGGCTGATCCTGCCGCGGCTTGGCGAGACGAAGGCCGTGGTACTGGGCATCGGCACGGTCTGCAGCGTCAGCGTGATCTATGCTTTCGTGCGGACCGACTGGATCATCTATGTGACGCTGCTGGTCGGCGGCCTCCAGGGCCTCGTGATGCCATCCATCAATTCTCTCAACAGCAGGGCGGTGGACGCGCGCAGCCAGGGCGAACTGCAAGGCGCAACCCAGGCGGTCGGAAGCATTTCCGCGATCGTCGGCCCGCCGCTCTACACCATTGTTTTTGCGCATTTCGTCGCGAGCGATGCGCCGGTCATCTTCCCGGGCATGCCGTTGCTGCTATCGGCAGGGCTGGCCCTGATGACGCTGGCTCTCTTCCTCTATGCTCGCTTGCGTTTGCCGCCAGCCGAAACCGCCAACGCCTGA
- a CDS encoding class I adenylate-forming enzyme family protein, whose protein sequence is MLDKLQEGYGSFPAIISEWGALQPDKIALRDENGELTWGEMTDRIERLAARLVETGLQHGQSVAILGTSSINYALVFLAAVRAGGVAAPLTTSASREQLEGMAGDSGAKHLFIDAGKRAELGDDFMPGLDHVALEDIDSWMAAEGTKAPPFEPAKSDHFNIIYSSGTTGVPKGIVHSHQMRWRQFATTAASYVGAELEVRSLASTPLYSNTTMVAFLPPLLAGGTVRVMGKFDCGRWLEFAQSDRTVTTMLVPVQYQRLMDYPDFDKYDLSSIALKYCTSAPFPAELKREVLDRMPGGLTEIYSMTEGGVVCLLSCHEFPDKLHTVGRPAPGSELKVLDDEDRPVAPGTPGNLIGRSQTMMAGYKNQPDKTREGYWTDPETGDVWQRMGDIGRVDEDGFVELVGRAKDMIISGGFNIYPVDLENELLKEEGVAEAAVIGMPSRKWGETPVGFVRLEGDGHDPAAIMEAVNSRLGKTQRLAMLHAIDEMPRSHIGKLLKSDLREMAAELGEVA, encoded by the coding sequence ATGCTGGATAAACTTCAGGAAGGGTATGGCTCCTTCCCGGCGATCATTTCCGAATGGGGCGCCTTGCAACCGGACAAGATCGCACTGCGCGATGAAAACGGCGAATTGACCTGGGGCGAGATGACCGACCGGATAGAGCGGCTGGCCGCGCGCCTGGTCGAGACGGGCCTCCAGCATGGCCAGTCGGTCGCGATCCTCGGCACCAGCTCGATCAATTATGCATTGGTCTTCCTCGCCGCAGTGAGGGCAGGGGGTGTCGCAGCACCGCTGACGACCAGCGCGAGCCGCGAACAGCTCGAAGGCATGGCGGGTGACAGCGGGGCGAAGCATCTCTTCATCGATGCAGGCAAGCGCGCCGAGCTGGGCGATGACTTCATGCCCGGCCTCGACCATGTCGCGCTGGAAGATATCGACAGCTGGATGGCTGCAGAAGGGACGAAAGCCCCGCCGTTCGAACCGGCCAAGAGCGATCACTTCAACATCATCTATTCGTCGGGCACCACGGGTGTCCCGAAAGGCATCGTCCATTCGCACCAGATGCGCTGGCGCCAGTTCGCGACGACCGCAGCAAGCTACGTAGGGGCGGAACTGGAGGTGCGCTCGCTTGCTTCCACGCCGCTCTATTCGAACACGACGATGGTTGCTTTCCTGCCGCCGTTGCTGGCTGGTGGAACAGTGCGTGTGATGGGCAAGTTCGATTGCGGTCGCTGGCTCGAATTCGCGCAGTCGGACCGTACGGTCACGACCATGCTGGTGCCGGTGCAATACCAGCGCCTGATGGATTATCCCGATTTCGACAAATACGACCTGTCGTCGATCGCGCTCAAATATTGCACCAGCGCGCCGTTTCCTGCCGAACTGAAGCGGGAAGTGCTCGACCGGATGCCGGGCGGGCTGACCGAAATCTATTCGATGACCGAAGGCGGCGTCGTCTGCCTGCTGTCCTGCCACGAATTTCCTGACAAGCTGCACACGGTCGGGCGACCTGCTCCGGGTAGCGAGCTCAAAGTGCTCGACGACGAAGATCGCCCCGTGGCGCCGGGTACGCCGGGCAATCTGATCGGTCGTTCGCAAACCATGATGGCCGGTTACAAGAACCAGCCCGACAAGACGCGTGAAGGCTATTGGACCGATCCTGAAACCGGCGATGTCTGGCAGCGCATGGGCGATATCGGCCGCGTCGATGAAGACGGCTTCGTCGAACTGGTAGGCCGCGCCAAGGACATGATCATTTCGGGCGGGTTCAATATCTATCCGGTCGATCTCGAGAACGAATTGCTCAAGGAAGAGGGCGTGGCAGAGGCTGCCGTGATCGGCATGCCATCGCGCAAATGGGGCGAAACTCCGGTCGGTTTCGTCCGGCTTGAAGGGGATGGGCACGATCCTGCCGCCATCATGGAGGCGGTCAATTCCCGGCTCGGCAAGACACAGCGCTTGGCAATGCTCCACGCCATCGACGAAATGCCGCGCAGCCATATCGGCAAGCTGCTGAAGTCGGATCTGCGCGAAATGGCGGCGGAACTGGGCGAGGTCGCCTGA
- a CDS encoding PIG-L family deacetylase, with protein MKRALLAVGTAIFCLSAPAAALQEGPDPAPAPAEPNALVIFAHPDDEVTIGPLLARITRGGGQVTIVYATSGDQGPGVSGMEKGDALAKVREGEARCTATALGAGEPVFLRLGDGTLASDAHFPDSAASKLLVKIRALVADHTPDVILTWGPDGGYGHPDHRMVSALVTQHVQMMQEGRPSLFYPAIRNGTLPPVPELQRWETTAPDLVSTHVDYTAEDLSAAAKALDCHRTQFDEETRKGLIPLFDQSIWQGEIHLKHGYPEPVVPPETAED; from the coding sequence ATGAAACGGGCACTTTTAGCGGTAGGCACGGCAATTTTCTGTCTCTCGGCCCCTGCAGCCGCATTGCAGGAAGGGCCCGATCCGGCCCCGGCTCCGGCTGAACCCAATGCGCTGGTTATCTTCGCCCACCCCGATGACGAGGTGACCATCGGTCCCCTGCTCGCCCGCATCACCCGTGGCGGAGGGCAGGTTACGATCGTCTATGCCACCAGTGGCGACCAGGGCCCCGGCGTCAGCGGAATGGAAAAGGGCGATGCACTGGCAAAGGTGAGGGAAGGCGAAGCGCGCTGCACCGCCACTGCGCTCGGTGCGGGCGAACCTGTCTTCCTGCGCCTGGGTGACGGGACCTTGGCAAGCGACGCCCATTTCCCCGATAGTGCCGCCAGCAAACTGCTCGTGAAAATTCGCGCCCTCGTCGCAGACCACACCCCCGATGTGATCCTGACGTGGGGGCCTGATGGCGGCTATGGCCATCCCGATCACCGCATGGTCAGCGCATTGGTGACGCAGCATGTCCAGATGATGCAGGAAGGCCGGCCATCGCTGTTCTATCCCGCGATCCGCAACGGCACGTTACCGCCCGTTCCCGAACTGCAGCGCTGGGAGACGACTGCGCCCGACCTTGTGTCGACCCATGTCGATTATACAGCAGAAGACCTGTCGGCAGCCGCCAAGGCCCTCGACTGCCATCGAACGCAATTCGACGAGGAAACGCGCAAAGGCCTCATCCCCCTGTTCGACCAGTCGATCTGGCAGGGTGAGATCCACCTGAAGCACGGCTATCCCGAACCTGTCGTTCCACCTGAAACAGCAGAGGACTAG
- a CDS encoding ZIP family metal transporter: MTMTLIVVAVVSGALLVGAAWGIYGTLSKRTEGFLIALAGGALLLSVVSELIEPSIEKSSVFHAMLGVAAGAIVFAVVDYLIDEKWGGESGGGLLAAITLDGIPENLALGVALIGAGPLEVAALAGSILLSNLPEAAGGARAMSGDGHSKGKVMLMWAATAALLSAAAIIGNIALAGVGEEWLAIIRCFAAGAVVASLATEVFPQAYKEDRHWAGIATALGVILAFVLGDLGAV, translated from the coding sequence ATGACTATGACCCTGATCGTCGTTGCGGTGGTGTCGGGCGCCCTGTTGGTGGGCGCCGCCTGGGGCATCTACGGCACGCTGTCGAAACGCACCGAGGGCTTCCTGATCGCGCTTGCCGGCGGGGCCTTGCTGCTATCGGTGGTCAGCGAACTTATCGAACCCTCGATCGAAAAGAGCAGCGTGTTCCACGCCATGCTGGGCGTTGCCGCCGGTGCAATTGTCTTTGCCGTGGTCGATTACCTGATCGACGAGAAATGGGGCGGGGAATCGGGTGGCGGGCTGCTCGCTGCCATCACGCTCGACGGTATTCCGGAAAACCTTGCGCTGGGCGTGGCGCTGATCGGGGCGGGGCCATTGGAAGTGGCGGCACTCGCAGGCTCGATCCTGCTGTCGAACCTGCCCGAGGCAGCTGGCGGCGCAAGGGCAATGTCCGGCGACGGGCATTCGAAGGGCAAGGTCATGCTGATGTGGGCGGCAACTGCCGCACTGCTCTCGGCAGCAGCGATCATCGGCAATATCGCGCTTGCCGGTGTCGGCGAGGAATGGCTGGCGATCATCCGCTGCTTCGCTGCCGGCGCAGTGGTGGCGAGCCTTGCCACCGAAGTCTTCCCGCAAGCCTATAAGGAAGATCGGCACTGGGCCGGGATCGCCACCGCGCTTGGCGTGATCCTCGCTTTCGTCCTTGGCGATCTCGGCGCGGTCTAG